Proteins encoded together in one Rhodospirillaceae bacterium window:
- a CDS encoding alanyl-tRNA editing protein: MLRKVFWEDPYLTRLDTHVATVAGVDVTLAATIFYAFSGGQESDQGTIGRLPVKEARNADADIVYTLPTDHGLRPGDKVAVAIDWERRYRLMRLHFAAEIVLEIVYRDLGPIEKIGAHIAADKARIDFARAVPVTPDLPALLARAEAIVTADLPIASAFSDEAAGRRFWQIAGFDPVPCGGTHLKRTGEVGALTLKRRNIGKGKERIEIHLGR, encoded by the coding sequence ATGCTCCGCAAGGTCTTCTGGGAAGATCCTTATCTGACGAGACTCGACACCCACGTCGCTACCGTCGCGGGTGTCGATGTGACCCTGGCGGCGACGATCTTCTATGCCTTCTCCGGGGGACAGGAGAGCGATCAGGGCACGATAGGGAGACTTCCGGTCAAGGAAGCACGCAACGCCGACGCTGACATCGTCTATACCCTGCCCACCGATCATGGCCTGCGGCCAGGGGACAAAGTTGCCGTCGCCATCGACTGGGAGCGCCGCTACCGCCTGATGCGGCTCCATTTCGCCGCCGAGATCGTGCTGGAAATAGTCTACCGCGACCTGGGGCCGATCGAAAAGATCGGCGCCCATATCGCCGCCGACAAGGCGCGCATCGATTTTGCGCGCGCTGTGCCCGTGACCCCGGATCTGCCGGCACTTCTGGCCCGTGCCGAGGCCATCGTAACAGCCGACCTCCCCATTGCCAGCGCCTTCAGTGACGAAGCAGCCGGCCGTCGCTTCTGGCAGATAGCAGGCTTCGATCCGGTACCATGTGGCGGGACCCACCTCAAACGAACGGGGGAAGTCGGGGCTTTGACCCTGAAACGCCGCAATATCGGCAAGGGTAAGGAGCGGATCGAGATCCATCTCGGCCGCTAG
- a CDS encoding ABC transporter permease, translating to MLIKSRRLRGLLNSLGSVAVTLFGLLLVTFVISRMLPADPVLAIVGDHATDEYVERVREQLGLNEPILVQFWIYFTNVIQGDLGQSIRTSQPIAQELMNVFPATLELATLGTIIGIIFGIPLGVLAAVRKDTLIDHVVRFVGLVGYSVPIFWLGLMGLLVFYAKLDWLPGPGRLDFGYEDMVTPVTGLMTVDTLISGDMDLFKNALGHLILPASLLGYFSLAYISRMTRSLMLGQLSQEYILTARVKGVSETRIIWKHAMGNVLVPLITVIALSYGNLLEGSVLTETVFAWRGLGLYITDSIFGQDMPAVMGGTIVVGAVFIVINMLTDVAYRLLDPRAQ from the coding sequence ATGTTGATCAAATCACGCCGTCTGCGCGGCTTGCTGAACTCTCTTGGCTCCGTTGCCGTGACGTTGTTCGGCCTGCTCCTGGTCACCTTCGTCATCAGCCGCATGCTGCCGGCCGACCCGGTACTGGCCATCGTCGGCGACCATGCGACCGATGAATATGTCGAACGCGTGCGTGAACAGTTGGGCCTCAACGAGCCGATTCTGGTCCAGTTCTGGATCTATTTCACCAATGTCATCCAAGGCGATCTCGGCCAGTCGATCCGCACCAGCCAGCCGATCGCCCAGGAACTGATGAACGTCTTCCCGGCGACGCTGGAACTCGCAACACTCGGCACGATAATCGGCATCATTTTCGGCATTCCGCTGGGTGTCCTCGCCGCCGTGCGCAAGGATACGTTGATCGACCATGTGGTGCGCTTCGTCGGCCTGGTCGGCTATTCCGTGCCGATCTTCTGGCTGGGCCTGATGGGCCTCCTCGTCTTCTATGCCAAGCTCGACTGGCTGCCCGGTCCCGGGCGCCTCGATTTCGGCTACGAGGATATGGTGACGCCGGTGACCGGCCTCATGACCGTCGACACCCTCATTTCGGGCGACATGGATCTCTTCAAGAACGCGCTCGGCCATCTCATCCTGCCGGCGAGCCTCCTGGGCTATTTCAGCCTTGCCTATATCAGCCGCATGACCCGCTCGCTCATGCTGGGTCAGCTCAGCCAGGAATACATCCTGACCGCACGGGTCAAAGGCGTCTCGGAGACACGCATCATCTGGAAGCATGCCATGGGCAATGTGCTGGTGCCGCTGATCACGGTCATCGCCCTCTCCTATGGCAATCTGCTCGAGGGCTCGGTCCTCACCGAGACCGTCTTTGCCTGGCGCGGCCTCGGCCTCTACATCACCGATTCGATCTTCGGCCAGGACATGCCGGCCGTCATGGGCGGCACCATCGTCGTGGGCGCCGTCTTCATTGTGATCAACATGCTGACCGACGTGGCCTACCGGCTGCTCGATCCGCGCGCGCAGTGA
- a CDS encoding ABC transporter substrate-binding protein: MNMLLKAGVAGLALVMASGFTAEAKTPKDTLVMAWVFDDIISLDPAEIYEFSSSEYMANTYDRLVVQDLDNPGAIKLQAAESWSASDDGKVITFKIRPGIKFASGNEMTAEDAEFSIERYVLLDKSPAFIMNQFGLKKETVKDMVRVKDASTLEVELDAPYAPSFFLNCLSFTSAVVDKKEVMSHEVNGDLGYDWLRTNYAGSGPFVLKGWKPNESLVMEANDAYWGGAPKIKRVLAKNVTESATQQLLLQKGDVDMARNLTNDQLTAIASDKNITVAATPKATLWYMGLNTTNPNLAKPEVRQAMKYLVDYDGLANTSFKSIGIKHQTFLPEGQLGADNETPFSLNVEKAKELLAKAGVPDGFNITMDTTNKTETRLLSASIQNTMAKAGINIIIKLADNKTTLTKYRASQHDIYIGQWGSDYQDPHSNAEGYLMAPLAKRNVWQLPENEKAVLAARDEKDNTKRAAMYMELQKQALETSPYIIMFQQIETAAILNNVKGFVIGPTFDLNLYANVTKE; encoded by the coding sequence ATGAACATGCTTCTTAAGGCCGGCGTCGCCGGTCTTGCACTGGTCATGGCCAGCGGCTTTACCGCCGAGGCCAAGACCCCCAAGGACACACTGGTCATGGCGTGGGTCTTCGACGATATCATTTCGTTGGATCCGGCCGAGATCTACGAGTTCTCCAGCTCGGAATATATGGCGAACACTTATGACCGCCTGGTCGTGCAGGACCTCGACAACCCCGGTGCCATCAAGTTGCAGGCCGCCGAGAGCTGGTCGGCCTCCGACGACGGCAAGGTGATCACCTTCAAGATTCGTCCCGGCATCAAGTTTGCCTCGGGCAATGAAATGACCGCTGAGGACGCCGAATTCTCGATCGAGCGCTATGTGCTGCTGGACAAGAGCCCGGCCTTCATCATGAACCAGTTCGGCCTCAAGAAAGAGACCGTCAAGGACATGGTCCGCGTGAAGGACGCATCCACCCTCGAGGTCGAACTCGATGCGCCCTATGCGCCGAGCTTCTTTCTCAACTGCCTGTCCTTCACCTCGGCCGTGGTCGACAAGAAGGAAGTGATGTCGCATGAGGTCAATGGCGATCTCGGTTATGACTGGCTGCGCACCAATTATGCCGGCTCGGGTCCATTCGTCCTGAAGGGCTGGAAGCCCAATGAATCGCTGGTCATGGAAGCCAACGATGCCTATTGGGGCGGCGCGCCGAAGATCAAGCGCGTACTGGCGAAGAACGTGACCGAAAGCGCCACCCAGCAGCTCTTGCTGCAAAAGGGTGACGTCGACATGGCGCGCAACCTGACCAACGATCAGCTGACCGCCATCGCCAGCGACAAGAACATCACTGTCGCGGCGACGCCGAAGGCAACCCTCTGGTATATGGGCCTCAACACCACGAACCCGAACCTCGCCAAGCCGGAAGTCCGCCAGGCGATGAAGTATCTGGTTGACTATGACGGCCTCGCCAACACCTCGTTCAAGAGCATCGGGATCAAACACCAGACCTTCCTGCCGGAAGGCCAGCTCGGCGCCGACAATGAAACGCCGTTCTCGTTGAACGTCGAGAAGGCCAAGGAACTGCTGGCGAAGGCCGGCGTGCCGGACGGCTTCAACATCACCATGGACACGACGAACAAGACCGAGACGCGTCTGCTCTCCGCCTCGATCCAGAATACCATGGCGAAGGCCGGCATCAACATCATCATCAAGCTGGCCGACAACAAGACCACGTTGACCAAGTATCGCGCCAGCCAGCACGATATCTATATCGGCCAGTGGGGCTCGGATTATCAGGATCCGCACTCCAATGCCGAAGGCTATCTGATGGCACCGCTCGCCAAGCGCAATGTCTGGCAGCTGCCGGAGAATGAAAAGGCCGTCCTCGCCGCCCGCGACGAGAAGGACAACACCAAGCGTGCCGCGATGTACATGGAGCTGCAGAAGCAGGCGCTGGAAACCAGCCCCTACATCATCATGTTCCAGCAGATCGAGACGGCGGCCATTCTCAACAATGTGAAGGGCTTCGTCATCGGCCCGACCTTCGATCTCAATCTCTATGCCAATGTGACGAAGGAATAA
- the rimO gene encoding 30S ribosomal protein S12 methylthiotransferase RimO — MSKSQPRVGIVSLGCPKALVDSERILTQLRAEGYDISDSYAGADVVIVNTCGFLDSARTESLDAIGEALHENGKVIVTGCLGATPDLIRQQHPKVLSITGPQQYESVVSAVHDVIPPKHDPFYDLVPPAGLKLTPRHYAYLKISEGCNNRCTFCIIPSLRGDLASRPVREVLIEAENLVKSGVKELLVISQDTSAYGVDIRYAESKYQGRMVKAKFLDLARELGQLGAWTRLHYVYPYPHVDDVIPLMADGLILPYLDIPFQHASPKILKAMKRPGNQEKVLDRIKAWREICPDLTIRSTFIVGFPGETEEDFEFMLDWLEEAELDRVGCFKYEPVDGAKSNDLGLEQVDEDEKHDRWDRFMETQRLISEKRMQRKVGRTMDVLIDEADKVQAIGRSSADAPEIDGQVFVSNLGKKRLKAGDMVKVKIDRAEDYDLWGSLIG; from the coding sequence ATGAGCAAGAGCCAGCCGCGTGTCGGCATCGTCAGCCTGGGCTGCCCCAAGGCACTGGTCGATTCCGAACGCATCCTCACCCAGTTGCGGGCTGAAGGTTATGACATCTCGGATTCCTATGCCGGCGCCGATGTGGTGATCGTCAATACCTGCGGTTTTCTGGATTCCGCCCGCACCGAGAGCTTGGACGCCATTGGCGAAGCGCTTCATGAAAATGGCAAGGTGATCGTCACCGGTTGCCTGGGCGCCACACCGGACCTTATCCGCCAGCAGCACCCCAAGGTCCTGTCCATAACCGGCCCTCAGCAATATGAAAGCGTCGTGAGCGCGGTCCATGACGTGATCCCGCCCAAACACGATCCGTTCTATGACCTGGTGCCGCCGGCCGGGCTCAAGCTCACGCCGCGCCACTATGCCTATCTGAAGATCTCCGAAGGCTGCAACAATCGCTGCACCTTCTGCATCATCCCAAGCTTGCGCGGCGACCTTGCCTCGCGCCCGGTGCGCGAAGTGCTGATCGAGGCCGAGAATCTGGTGAAGTCCGGCGTCAAGGAATTGCTGGTGATCAGTCAGGATACAAGCGCTTACGGTGTGGATATTAGATATGCCGAGAGCAAGTATCAGGGCCGCATGGTCAAGGCGAAGTTCCTCGACCTCGCCCGCGAATTGGGCCAGCTCGGCGCGTGGACGCGGCTGCATTACGTCTATCCTTATCCGCATGTCGACGATGTCATTCCGCTGATGGCGGATGGCTTGATCCTGCCCTATCTCGACATCCCCTTCCAGCATGCCAGCCCGAAGATCCTCAAGGCCATGAAGCGCCCCGGCAATCAGGAAAAGGTGCTGGATCGGATCAAGGCCTGGCGCGAGATCTGCCCCGACCTCACCATCCGCTCGACCTTCATCGTCGGCTTCCCCGGCGAGACCGAGGAAGATTTCGAATTCATGCTGGATTGGCTGGAGGAAGCCGAGCTCGATCGCGTCGGCTGCTTCAAATACGAACCGGTCGACGGCGCCAAGTCCAACGATCTCGGCCTCGAGCAGGTTGATGAAGATGAGAAGCACGATCGCTGGGACCGCTTCATGGAAACCCAGCGCCTGATCAGTGAAAAGCGCATGCAGCGCAAGGTCGGCAGGACCATGGATGTCCTGATCGACGAGGCTGACAAGGTGCAGGCGATCGGCCGCTCCTCGGCCGATGCGCCGGAAATCGACGGCCAGGTCTTCGTTTCCAATCTCGGCAAGAAACGCCTGAAGGCCGGCGACATGGTGAAGGTGAAGATCGACCGCGCCGAGGATTACGATCTCTGGGGATCGTTGATCGGCTAG
- a CDS encoding ABC transporter permease translates to MISASFRAWLLSDVPDSRFQARMGRFYLGWLTFARNPLAMLGLLILIVLVVMAIFAPWIAPHNPLWGDLPDRLLPPSSRFLLGTDDQGRDIFSRIVYGARTTLYIIGLVAVTAAPIGLLIGATAGYVGGWVETALMRLTDAFLAYPKLILALAFAAALGAGLENAVLAIAITSWPPYARIARAETLTVRNSDYVAAARMTGAGSLRILFGHIMPMCIPSLIVRVSLDMAGIILIAAGLGFLGLGVAPPQPEWGSMVSEGRSQILEQWWVCTYPGIAICIVSLGFNLIGDGLRDVLDPRGK, encoded by the coding sequence ATGATCTCCGCTTCCTTCCGCGCCTGGCTGCTGAGCGACGTGCCGGATTCCCGTTTCCAGGCACGCATGGGCCGGTTCTATCTGGGCTGGCTCACCTTCGCCCGGAATCCGCTGGCGATGCTGGGGCTCCTCATCCTTATCGTGCTCGTCGTGATGGCCATCTTTGCGCCCTGGATTGCGCCGCATAACCCGCTATGGGGCGATTTGCCGGACCGCCTGCTGCCACCCAGCAGCAGGTTCCTGCTCGGTACCGATGACCAGGGCCGCGATATCTTCAGCCGCATCGTCTACGGGGCCCGCACCACGCTCTATATCATCGGCCTGGTGGCGGTGACGGCAGCACCGATCGGACTCCTCATCGGTGCAACGGCCGGGTATGTCGGCGGCTGGGTCGAAACCGCGTTGATGCGCCTGACCGACGCGTTCCTGGCCTACCCGAAACTGATTCTCGCACTGGCTTTTGCGGCAGCCTTGGGCGCCGGGCTGGAAAACGCCGTCCTCGCCATCGCCATCACATCCTGGCCACCTTATGCGCGCATCGCCCGTGCCGAGACGCTGACCGTCCGCAACAGCGACTACGTGGCTGCCGCCCGGATGACCGGCGCCGGTTCCTTGCGCATTCTGTTCGGTCATATCATGCCGATGTGCATTCCCTCGCTGATCGTGCGTGTCTCACTCGACATGGCCGGCATCATCCTCATCGCGGCGGGTCTCGGTTTCCTGGGATTGGGCGTCGCCCCGCCTCAGCCGGAATGGGGCTCGATGGTCTCGGAAGGCCGCTCGCAGATCCTGGAACAATGGTGGGTATGCACTTATCCCGGCATTGCCATCTGCATCGTCAGCCTGGGCTTCAACCTCATCGGCGATGGTTTGCGCGATGTTCTCGACCCTCGTGGCAAGTGA
- a CDS encoding arginase family protein: protein MDEAEFQRKKAEMEPWYWWGIQTFFKCKFDENPANCDIALVGVPHSSGNGSTERDQHLGPRAVRNVSGWYRRGHQKYGIVPWESARINDLGDVPLPHAMVNDICVKDIEGFYKRLDRAGTRPVSIGGDHAITGPILKALAGKDANLTQGRKCALLHFDAHRDDYEHIPHWLGAERSAAHWAAYTVVEQHVDPAHSVQLGMRGNPIRPRADLNFSKLGYRLIPADEFFEIGIERTIEIIRERVGDMPLYITFDLDVLDPADAPAVSNLDPLHEGLRASQIVKIFHGLRGMNIIGGDIVCMIPTKDNPNNITAMNAMAIMFEMVALIADRMEQAKKG from the coding sequence ATGGACGAGGCGGAATTCCAACGCAAGAAGGCCGAGATGGAGCCCTGGTACTGGTGGGGCATCCAGACCTTCTTCAAATGCAAGTTCGATGAGAACCCGGCCAATTGCGACATCGCCCTGGTCGGCGTCCCGCATTCTTCCGGCAACGGCTCGACCGAGCGTGACCAGCATCTGGGACCACGCGCCGTGCGCAACGTGTCCGGCTGGTATCGCCGCGGCCATCAGAAATACGGCATCGTGCCGTGGGAATCCGCACGCATCAACGATCTGGGCGATGTGCCGCTGCCCCATGCCATGGTCAACGATATCTGCGTCAAGGATATCGAGGGTTTCTACAAGCGCCTCGACCGCGCCGGTACGCGGCCGGTCTCCATCGGCGGCGATCACGCGATCACCGGGCCGATATTGAAAGCACTGGCCGGGAAGGACGCCAACCTCACGCAGGGCCGCAAATGCGCCCTTCTCCATTTTGACGCCCATCGCGACGATTACGAACATATCCCGCATTGGCTGGGTGCCGAGCGGTCGGCGGCGCATTGGGCTGCCTATACCGTGGTTGAACAGCATGTCGACCCGGCCCATAGCGTGCAGCTGGGCATGCGCGGTAACCCGATCCGCCCGCGCGCGGATCTCAATTTCAGCAAGCTCGGCTACCGCCTTATTCCGGCTGACGAGTTCTTCGAGATCGGCATCGAGCGCACCATCGAGATCATCCGCGAGCGCGTGGGCGACATGCCGCTCTACATCACCTTCGATCTCGACGTGCTGGATCCGGCCGATGCGCCGGCGGTCTCCAATCTCGACCCGCTGCATGAGGGGCTCCGCGCCTCGCAGATTGTCAAGATCTTCCATGGCCTGCGCGGCATGAACATCATCGGCGGCGACATCGTCTGCATGATCCCGACCAAGGATAATCCCAACAACATCACGGCCATGAACGCGATGGCCATCATGTTCGAGATGGTGGCGCTCATCGCCGATCGGATGGAGCAGGCGAAGAAGGGGTAA